TAATTCTACCTTTCTGATATTTCCAAGTTTGCAGTATGTCCTGTAGCAACGCTGCAGTAATCAGCAAAATCTGTTGTAAAGACGTGGTGTGGCCAGAAAAACTTTTGGGAAAACCTACCAGAACACTCTGTTTTCTAGAATGAATATAATTGGCTCTGCAGGGATGGTCACAGAAGCACATTGATGACATTTATTAGAATGTAGTTTGTCCTTCCCAACTTAGGAATGCTACTGCTTTCAACGTAAAttaaaaaatcttaaggactgcagcTTTAAGTAGAACTTGTCTGGAATATAAAGCAACAATAGATTCTATTTTATAGTCTGCTTCTTCACAGCACTGTATTACCCTCTGTATTGATTTGAACCaaaaatcaatttatttatttatgccaaaaaagaaaaatccatcAAGCCAATGTTCGATGTACTCCACATATTAACATATTACATGCTAGTTTTAGGTCGAAATGCCCCTTTAACAATGGCGAATGTAACAGACTGGCTTTCATGCACAATTACAACACAACACTCAAGCCAGTGTACATGTGATATAGCATATGTTACAGTATATATCTGTTTATATATAGCTGTAGTCGTCAGGCAGACCGTGACTGTGTCAGAGATAACTCAAATAATTGGTATCGTGTGAAGTCCCTTGctaatgaagtgtgtgtgtgtgtctctgtgttctATACAGATGGTGCTAGTATAATTTTGAACTGGTTGTTGAGTCTCCATGCCTTTTAGTGACTGATTTAAGATCAGCTCCCATTAGGTCTATGCACAACCGTCATTTTAGCACAACAGAAACAAAACTGACAAAGAAAAGCCTGATAAGCGCTCAGCCTCCTCAAACTAGTGTGCGAGTACAGTTTCTGTCAAGctaacaggacaaaaaaaagcTAATCCCAGCTAACCTCAGTCATAAAGGCTCAAGTATCGAGTGCTTTCTCTCATGTTACTCTGCTGTTCATGCTCTGAAGAGATGTGGTATATTTTAAACGTAAGTGTTGAAGCTACTTTCGAAATGCCAATCTACTGCGTTAGCGTGCAGCGCTGTGCTAACCTGGCTACTGAACCCAGTGACGATCTGAGGCTATGCACTAAGGGCTTACACAGCGCTGACTGAGAGGATGCTcactgaatatatattttaacatgcaTATTTTGTAGATTTGATATGTAAatatgaattacattaaacagtTTTATGATGGAAAATAACTGTTTCTGTGCCTTTCTTTGCTAACCTTACCAGCAAACAGATTTCCTGCAGAGTCTGAATTCATTTTCAATCCGTTAAGCTTTGTGTTTTTGGCTTGTTCTTGATTTCTtggggagttttttttgggtgcaacCTTCTAAGAACTCTGACACAACACAAATAGAGCTTTATGTTTCTGCTGTTCTATTTTAAGAAGTGGATTTATGCAAAATTGCAAAATGATAGCTTTGCACAAATCAGATTGCACAGGCCTCTGGGCATCTACTCTGCACTACAGTGACTGTGTACACTATaaacagtgacttgcaaaagtatttataccccttaaactttttcacatttactCACCGTACAACCCCACAAACCTAAACGTACTTTAAGGAGATTTtcagtgataaaccaacacaaagtagcacacagTTGTGAAGTGAAACGGAAATTACAttatgcaatcaaataaaaatctgaaaagtgtaatgtgcaaaagtattcaacaccctttacccagaaccccctaaataaaatccagtgcaatcaattgccttcagaagtcacataGTCAGTTAATAGCacccagctgtgtgtaatttagtctcagtgtaAACACACCTACACTGTGGTCTGTCAGAAAACACCAGTGAAGAAACAGCATCATCAGAGAACACCAGAGAAGAAAGAGCATcatgaaaatacaaaaaatatcccAAGCTTTTAGCATCCCAACGATCACTGTTTAATCCATCAGCCAAAAACGAAAAAAACGTATTCTATAAGACAGGGCTgcccacccaaactgacagatcaaagATCAAGGAGATCATTGGTCAGAAAAGCAGCCTAGAGGCCCATGGTCATTCTGGAgtagctgcagaaatccacaaatctgagctttatggaagagtggcaagaaaaaaacatTGGTAAAAGGTGCTGCCTGCAGATTGCCACAATCCAAGTAGAGGGCACAGCATCTGTGTCACGACataaaaattgctgttcacagatgctctccatccaacctggctgagcttgagcttgtgctgttagccaatcagagatgaTATGTTTTCATGtaagaatattcatgagcaagacccAAAATCCTGTCCCTTTTCAGAGATCACTAATTCAGtaaactaaagcagggttatacagaaatgCCAGAGCACTTTTTACATGGCTCACATAGCTcatatggcattcatttatactaaaaAAATGGGATGAGAAGTTTAACCACTTAAATTTGTCTGTTAAATTAGTGCAAACATCTTACTAAATGTCGATTCATATAATATTATTCATAATTTGCCATAATCATTTCTGTGTAAGAGCTTTTATAGGTGCAGACATATGCTTCAATACATCGCCACTGTCCTTTTCTTCAAAAGGTTATGGAGATTTAAAacattatatgtattttttttatatgtaatatataagtcCATTTCAAACCAATAGTAAGGGTAAATATAAATTGGGCACGAGAATGCATGGTGCAGATTATATGTAATATACAATAGTAATGGATTATTTATAGTCAAAAGTGATTGTATTGCGTAGCTGTTATGAAATAATGCTATTTTTGTAACATAGGGTGCTAAATTCTGTTTCAAATGCAGAATGTTGACTcgttacattaattaaattacgAGCGCCATCTGCTGCTGTTGAAATGACAGCGCACTCTGAACATGAGTACCTTCTTTACTAGAGAGACGTTCCTTGTATCtcctggggccagttgttcaaaggtaatctgatcggattttggttatcggattggatcaaaactggaaaacgggttgttcaaaagggaaagaagcattctgaaatcggatcagatcacgtaatccaattctagtttgtaaatggatcaaaccttcagtttctgttgttcaaaacttttcagtaggatttggataactttgatccaaaaaaacaggattaccctgatcccaacaaggggtaggatttcaagggggatttcaggaagtaaatgtggtaaaactttaaaatcaaagttttaaagtaaaaaaaaatacatttgtacaatttagtgtatatacatttacttctattttgcacttgacctgtttaaccgttacagtaataaagtagacattggctaccaattaagccttttactatagtaacgtaaaaataaaaacaatcttgaccccattaaataaaccccccaaaagatttcaataacaaacaaaaataatatattcattttttcatctacgtcactgtcattcatcactgtatattaatgtcaaagaaacatttatcagatatgaagctgtcaaaaatgatttcgaacaattgcaaagaactCCAGAGTTTggtctggttcttcaacaggctcaggtgcatcatgaacatcacagagagggacattgcgtctggtagcaacattgggcaggacaatacatgcaagtgttatgttgcatgctccctgtggttcgactcgcaaatagttaagtcatgcaaagcgtctctgcagaactcaatttaaacgctcaattgctcgtattgttttgcaataagcagtatcttgttactgcaagaaaaggagtcatcaacccctgttggttcttctatctgttttttacatagctagtaatccggattaggtaatcctgaaaactgtgtttctggatcaggttgatccaatccaaaattgctttgaaaaactggcttaaaagtaagacagatcacctgatcctggatagcaaaaaatgtgattaccaaatctggataattttgatccggattacattttttgaacaactggcccctggtGGCTCAAGgagatcatgtttttttctaaaacttGAGAAAATTAAATACACATTAAGGGGATGCacgaatattttttatttttcactaatTCAGAGGTACTAACCAGTTCTCGtttttttacatacagctctggaaaaaataagagcccacttaaaaaaattatgagtttctttgattttacctaattgaaaacctctggaaaataatcgagaagaaggtggatgatcacaagccatcaactcaagtggcataaaatgatccaaaagcagtgtgtaatatggtggaggtgaacattgtaattaaaaaccagggttattccatcagatattgatttctgatctcttaaaactttatgaatatgaacttgttttcattgcatttttgaggtctgaaagctctgcatcttttttgttatttcagacattacccattttctgcaaataaatgctctaaatgatttatttggaatttgggagaaatgttgtctgtggtttatagaataaaacaacaaagttcattttactcaaacttttacctataaatagcactatatatatatatatatatatatatatatatatatatatatatatatatatatatatatatatatatatatatatatatatatttatttatttattttacataaataaccTGCATAATGTGGGTTGGTTGTGTTGAGCTGAGTGGGGAGAGGTTGGCGGTTTGGTGGGGTAAGCTGCTTTATGTTAACAACACAATGCTCTATAATTAGTCATTTATTTCCTCTTACTTTCTTATTAGAGTGCTTTTTTCCCCCCACttttatgtttgtgtatgtggtgTATGTTCACATATAcaaatatgtttgtttatttaaaaataaagtgaaTAGATAAACTATATTTTTGGGTTTGGatgtattttattgtacttttCCAATAAAAAATGTTGTTAAAAAATAAGTTAAGCAATACAATGGCAACACTTGCCACATGCAGCCTACGTAGGGCACTTGGTAATGAAAACGTTTAACACAATAGGAtatgcattatttaatttttttttttttctttggggaCTGTTTTGGGTAAAAACAATGCGCAAAAACGTTTTATTTTGCCTTTTGTTCTAATACGTTTTTTGAACGTCTGATTCCATTTACCATTATGGTACACCACCATTGTGTGAACAGTCGTGACTCGATTGTTCTAATCGACTCCTACCTAGTCAGTAGGCAGAAAGGGGATGATCTGAGGTGTTTGGTTTGAGACGCACCCATTCTACAGGGCTTTGTGAATAAGAGAGGAAGGAAAACGTCACGCGCCATCTTTTTTTTAAACGGAGTGAAGATTCACGGTGTTTTTGgagagagtgtttttttttctttccggcctgtgtgttttatttacgCAGATAAAAtgggaagaaagaagaagaagcagatgaAGCCGTGGTGCTGGTATCCTTTTCCTAATGGTTTTGAACGCTGCTTCGGAGCTAGTCGGAATTAGTCGTGTGTGAGGCTAAACTAGCTAGGCTAGCTCTGTTTGTTGTTCGAATCAGTTTCCTCCACCTTAACTTGTGCCCGCTAGAATGGAGCCGCTgcggcatttaaggtggaacggaaaaattcGAACACGAAGCCTAACTAGCTAATTTAGCCTCATTAAAGGATTGCGTCTGAACGAGTTATTGAccgtatttattaatttatagagtatatattttaattgttaaatgttATAACCTAATTAGCAACTTCTGGTTTGTTACGTTTGACcttaatttaattgtttaaatgtaCAAATTTAGACAAAATTATAGGGTACTCGTTTTAGCTATCGAgctaagctagcttagctagttagcttagccaaCATGTTACATCACCGGTCACGTTTCTACTCTTTTCCTTCTCAGTGCTAAAAGTATGAACTGTATGTGCtgttaaagataaaaaaagtatttaaaagttaaaatttaaGTCGTTTTACTCTTTGTGCTTTTctgttttatatcattttatatcaTTGTGTTAGTATGTTATAcgttactgtatactgtaaacaaaagaaGGTAGCTATACTCTCTTGAATTAACACACATGGGAGTGTTGGCTAAGCCATGTTTACACCAAAAAGCGGATTTAGTATTTAACACAGTCAGCACTTTGGTACATTAGCTAGCTACTCTTGTTAATTTTGAAACGGTATAATTTTTAGAGAAATTTCTAACTTATTACTAACAAGGTACTGTTATGGGTCGTGTTTCCCACTTAACGTAATGTTATGTTAGTATTAGCTCAGATCAGACCtagcattaaaaccacctgcataATATTACGGAGTTCCCCCTCATCCCACCAAAACAGCTTTGGCCAATAGAGGCATGGCCTCTGCAaaacctctgaaggtgtcctgtggtatctggcaccaagacattaGCTGCAGGGTCTTTAGGTCCTGTAAGTTGTTAGTTGTCACAGTCATGATCATGAGTGAGCATTTATTAGCCCCTGGGGTGCTTTTTGTAGGTGCAGTGATGTGTTCCTGCCACTGCATACCTGGACTGCACCACAAGACCTATCTGATATTTGGGAGGTGTTCTGACCCAGTCGTCTAGTGATCCTACCCTGGGCCATGTCGAAGACATCTGCAATTGCATTTCACAGTTAAATTCCTTAATCAGATGTTTCCAAGGTACTGCAACAGAGACTTTGATGACGAGAAGATTCTAATCCAACATCAAAAAGCAAAACACTTCAAATGTCATATATGTCACAAAAAACTGTACACAGGACCTGGGTTAGCTATACATTGTATGCAGGTAAGTAATAACCACATTTCAGCAtgtcatttaatatttttatttagtatttatggTACTTGTTCTAACAGTAATATCAGCAGCCTTTAATGTTCAGGGTTAActgctttaataaaaatattgcttCAGACAGATGATTTAACCTCGTCTTCAATGACACATACATTTTTTGAACTGCAGAATCTTTACTTGATTAAGTACAGATCTGAAATCTAAACACATTTGTGTTCATTTAGGTGCACAAAGAAACAATAGATGGTGTTCCAAATGCAATACCTGGCAGAATTGATATAGAGTTGGAAATCTATGGTATGGAAGGCATTCCAGAAAAGGATATGCAAGAACGAAGAAGAGTACTTGAACAAAAATCTCAGGGTatgaaattttcattttgtttacaCTTAATCAATGCTATTTCTGTTATTCCAACCTACATGTTTtcttaatgtttaattttgtaaacAGAGAGCCAGAAGAAGAAACAGAACCAGGATGATTCAGATGAGGATTCAGAGGAAGATGAAGCTGGACCTTCACAGCAGACGGCAGCGCAGCCACAGGCTGCCTACATGCCCCCAATGGCTCAACCTGGTGTGCCCCCCGGAGCACCTGGCATGCCCCCTGCTAACTACTCAGGTGAGTcacaacttaaataaaaaaaaaatgcagcagcTCAGTCCAAATGGTCTAACAGCTTTTTATGATCTTAAACTTGAACTACAGGCTTAACAAGTTATCTTAGCGATGTCTTTGTTATATAAAAGTCTGATTTGGAGCAGGTCAAGTTTTCATTTGGCtggctaaaaaaaagaaatcatgctTTGAATAAAAAACTCCTGGGTTTAGTTTTTTGGACAAGTCTTTCAGTAAAGATTATCTGTTCAGAATGCTAAGTAGTTCAAGTCTATGCTTAAAACATAGTATTACAGGGATtgtaaaatatgattttatattttatagtttttaatgtAATAACACACATTTCCAAATGAGTGAACGGCATCTTTTTGAATAGCTGAATATAAAAGTGTGAATGTTTAAATATCCGATAGAAAATATGTAGTTGTCAGTCTACACTTTGCATGCAAACACTAGGGGTCACTAAAATAACTTTGCTAATTTAATTGGGCTGTGGTGCACAGTTGTGATTTCTAAGTAAATCAATGACATAAActgttttacatttgtttttacaagtgttataatattgtgtatgtttgtgacaGGTATACCCCATATGATGCCAGGTGTGCCACCGATGATGCCTGGTATGCCCCCAGTGATGCCAGGCATGCCGCCAGGGTAAGGGTTTTGTTTTAGTCTTGTAATCTTTTaactaatttgttttagttttgaaTGTTTAATGTCTTGAAATTTCActatttcaatgttttatttgtttgtcagAATGATTCCCATGGCAGGAATGATGCCCCCGGGGCCTGGAATGCCCCCAATGATGCCAGGCATGCCTCCAGGTAATAGCTATTGTAAATTTGTATTACTTTTAATCATCCTGCCTTTAAAAAGCTAATCATTTTGCTGTGACTTTGAGTTAATTTGCTGTGTGGTTTATAATGTGCAGGCATGCCTCATCATATGGCTCGTCCTGGGATGCCTCCGATGGCCCAGGCAGCCCCTGTTGTGGCTCCAGTTGTGGCATCCAGACCTGCTGGACCTGTAGCCCAGTCTACTGCCACTAAACCCCTTTTCCCTAGTGCTGTTCAGGTGTAGTAAACATGAATAattctattttagtgtatagtgATCCTGTTGTCAAACAGCTTAAATAAGGTGGAGCAAGTGTTGCTTTTACAAGGCAATATTTTGCCTTCCGTGTATATACCcgaatgtgtttttaaatgaactattttaattacagtaatacatttataatatgtAAGATTAAAGGCACATGGTCAAATGTTAATGTATTAGattgtttgtatatttttatgtaatcATTTTTATCTTCTGTTTCTGAGTCTAATACTTCTATGCAATGTTTTCTAGGTTTCTAGCATTTTATAGTTCTAAATGTGATTTGTTGTGATTTGATCTCTGCCTCCCACCAGGCTCAGCAGACAGTGTCTGGTCCACCCTCCACCAGTTCTGAGCCCCCCAAACCAACATTCCCGGCCTACACCCAGCCGCCCACAACTGCCTCCCCCGCTGGCCCTGCCAGCAACACTGTGGCCAAGCCACCCGCCACAGTGTCCACCAAGCCGGCCACGCTGTCCACCGGCAGTGCTACCAGTAAGTTGATGCACCCTGATGAGGATATCTCGCTGGTAAGTGCTCGAGTGGCTTTTGTGATTATCCTCTTATTTGACAGTAAGTAATAAGTACtaataagttgtgttttggtgttttgtttaaaaaaaaaaaaaaaaaactgaatgttgAAAAACAGATGTAAGGTCTGTTTAGCATTATTATGGTACATAAGAAATTATTTGGTGCATCATGAAACATAAattatgttaaatgttaaaatattatttaaatgtgtgtgtgactaAAGGACATTTTTACATAAGGACATATGCTGtagttattaaaaaacattgtgtATTTGGGTTTAGTCAGTTAATGTGTTTAAAAGATTTTGAGATTAGTGTTTTGGACAGAAATGAGCCAGCCTTATTAAATACTGGATGTGATTGAGtccaatgttgtgttttttttttgttttgtttgtttgtttgaagcACAAACATGCTTCTGTCTGCTGTTGCCTGATtgtggtgtgtttttgtgtttttctgtagGAAGAGAGACGGGCGCAGCTGCCTAAGTATCAGAGATTAATGCCTAGGCCTGGGCAAATTACTGTTGCAGGAGTCAACTCTAACACAGCGGGAGGGCCGATGCCCCCACAGCAGCCGCCAGTTAGGCACCCCATGCACGGTGAGTCAGTCTGCCCCCTTTAGTTTTAAAAGGCTTATTTACACAATTTTTATCaacacatttatttatcttttttatacatgtgaaaaatattttagtttagtttttgttacCTAAATATGATGTTAATTGTAAGAACTTTAAGACCTCACTGTAAAGCCTTGAACCGTTTTAGAAGCTTTACggtgtttttttgcttttgtttcttCAGGTCAGTATGGAGCACCTCCTCAGGGTATGCCAGCTTATATGGCAGGTGGGATGCCTGCATATGGCCAAGTGCCACAGTATCAGGGTGGTCCACCCATGGGCATGAGACCACCAGTCATGTCTCCAGGAGGCCGATATTGACACAGCCCTTGAGTTCTGATAGGTTTGGTGCCCTGCCCTTTTCTAATAGTGTGCTGtttatttggccaaaaaaaaaaaaaaataaaaacaagctgtaCATCCGTCCCAAGATGAAGACGGCGCCCCACACAGGACAGTTTGACACATTGAGAATTGAAAAGTAAGCTGTATCGATGTTGCTGTTGATGCATGTGGCTTTTTTTTTcctattgtgtttttattcagGTTGTATAAGTACAGTGTTTTAAACAGTGATTTAATGATTTTTTGAAGCTGTGGAAGTAA
This DNA window, taken from Astyanax mexicanus isolate ESR-SI-001 chromosome 5, AstMex3_surface, whole genome shotgun sequence, encodes the following:
- the znf207b gene encoding BUB3-interacting and GLEBS motif-containing protein ZNF207b isoform X2; the protein is MGRKKKKQMKPWCWYCNRDFDDEKILIQHQKAKHFKCHICHKKLYTGPGLAIHCMQVHKETIDGVPNAIPGRIDIELEIYGMEGIPEKDMQERRRVLEQKSQESQKKKQNQDDSDEDSEEDEAGPSQQTAAQPQAAYMPPMAQPGVPPGAPGMPPANYSGIPHMMPGVPPMMPGMPPVMPGMPPGMIPMAGMMPPGPGMPPMMPGMPPGMPHHMARPGMPPMAQAAPVVAPVVASRPAGPVAQSTATKPLFPSAVQAQQTVSGPPSTSSEPPKPTFPAYTQPPTTASPAGPASNTVAKPPATVSTKPATLSTGSATRRETGAAA
- the znf207b gene encoding BUB3-interacting and GLEBS motif-containing protein ZNF207b isoform X1, which encodes MGRKKKKQMKPWCWYCNRDFDDEKILIQHQKAKHFKCHICHKKLYTGPGLAIHCMQVHKETIDGVPNAIPGRIDIELEIYGMEGIPEKDMQERRRVLEQKSQESQKKKQNQDDSDEDSEEDEAGPSQQTAAQPQAAYMPPMAQPGVPPGAPGMPPANYSGIPHMMPGVPPMMPGMPPVMPGMPPGMIPMAGMMPPGPGMPPMMPGMPPGMPHHMARPGMPPMAQAAPVVAPVVASRPAGPVAQSTATKPLFPSAVQAQQTVSGPPSTSSEPPKPTFPAYTQPPTTASPAGPASNTVAKPPATVSTKPATLSTGSATSKLMHPDEDISLEERRAQLPKYQRLMPRPGQITVAGVNSNTAGGPMPPQQPPVRHPMHGQYGAPPQGMPAYMAGGMPAYGQVPQYQGGPPMGMRPPVMSPGGRY